A part of Oncorhynchus masou masou isolate Uvic2021 chromosome 21, UVic_Omas_1.1, whole genome shotgun sequence genomic DNA contains:
- the LOC135508175 gene encoding transmembrane protein 179, producing the protein MALDNVLFAQCILYFLAFVFGFISVVPLSENTEDFHGKCLLFTRGMWQNENITVSKQRFIVEEWGPESSCSFITFVGIASLVLSAVQAWRLLFFLCKGHDDSLFNAFLNLVISSLVVFTVFLSSTIVSVGFNLWCDAITEGGSMSSSCEDLQDTDLELGLDNSSFYDQFAIAQFGLWAAWLTWMGITIMAFLKVYHNYRQEDLLDSLIHEKELLLGRPSRRGSDANQMKSGMV; encoded by the exons ATGGCCCTCGATAATGTACTTTTCGCGCAATGCATCCTCTATTTTTTGGCGTTTGTGTTTGGCTTTATTTCCGTAGTGCCTCTCTCTGAAAACACGGAGGATTTTCATGGAAAATGCTTGCTTTTCACGCGTGGTATGTGGCAGAATGAGAACATCACAGTTTCAAAGCAGCGCTTCATCGTTGAGGAGTGGGGACCGGAGTCTTCCTGCAGTTTCATCACTTTTGTCGGGATAGCATCTCTCGTCCTCTCCGCAGTGCAGGCATGGAGACTGCTGTTCTTTCTTTGCAAAGGCCACGACGA TTCCCTGTTCAATGCCTTCCTGAATCTGGTGATCAGCTCCCTGGTGGTGTTCACAGTGTTCCTCTCCAGCACCATCGTCAGTGTGGGCTTCAACCTGTGGTGTGATGCCATCACAGAGGGAGGGAGCATGTCCAGCAG CTGTGAGGACCTGCAGGACACTGATCTGGAGTTAGGCCTTGACAACTCCTCGTTCTATGACCAGTTTGCCATTGCTCAG TTTGGTCTGTGGGCAGCGTGGCTGACGTGGATGGGTATCACGATCATGGCCTTCCTCAAGGTCTACCACAACTACCGCCAGGAGGACCTTCTGGACAGTCTGATCCACGAGAAGGAGCTGCTGCTGGGACGCCCGTCCCGCCGGGGCTCTGATGCCAACCAGATGAAGAGTGGCATGGTCTAA